The genome window TTGGGGATTTTGTAAAAGCTGGTCAGGAAGATATTTTTCCGGAAAAAATTAAAAAAGGAATTCTGCTCCACAGAAAAATAGATGCTTTCTCAATGAGAAACAGCATTTTCAAAAACAGCAAAAACAGATTTCCCAAGGAAATAAAAAGATATTCAGGAATAGCCGTTGATGTGATATATGACCATTTTTTAGCAAAACATTTTTCTAAAGTGGCAGGTAAAGATTTACTTGAATTTACCCAAAATTTTTATGAGCTTCTTTTACCAATTGAGCCAAAACCAGGGCGTCTAAAGGATATATTTCCATTTTTAAAAAGTGAAAACTGGCTTTACAGATACAGAGAGCCTGAATATATAGATTTTGTTTTCAAAAGAATATCAAACAGATTTAAAAGGGATAGCAATCTAAGCCACTGCTACCCGATTTTCAGGCAAAACTATGACAAATTTGAACAGGATTTCTGGCAATTCCTACCACAAATAGAGGAATATGTTAAATCTCTAAGAGTTTCTCAATCGTCAGTTTCACACTCTCCCCTAAGGCTATAATGTTGTATCCACCTTCCAGCATAAACAGGAATGGAACGTTTGCAGTTTTTAAAATATTCTCAACAATCTTTCCTATTCCTTCTGTGGAAACTTCAAGAAGTGTCAATGGGTCGTCCATATGAAGGTCATATCCAGCAGAAACCAGTATTATATCCGGATTAAATTCCTTTACCAGTGGCGGTAGTTCTTCTGAATAAACTTTTAGATAAACATCATCCCCTGTTCCTGCTGGCAGAGGAACATTATATGTATATCCGTATCCTTTTCCTTTACCTTTTTCCTCTTTTGAGCCTGTTCCTGGATAAAATGGATATTGATGGGTTGAGAAATAAAAAACCGTATCATCTTCATAAAAAGCTTTCTGGGTTCCATTTCCATGGTGGGCATCAAAATCAATTATAAAAACCTTTTCAAATCCCTGTTTCTGTGCATATCTGGCGGCAATTGCTATATTGTTGAATATACAAAATCCCATTGCCTTGGCATACTCAGCGTGGTGTCCCGGTGGTCTAACAGCAGCAAAAACCCTTTCAACCTCACCATTTTTTATTCTGTCTATTGCTTCCAGCCCTGCTCCTGCCGCATACATTGCAGCTTCATAGCTAAAAATTGAACATCTTGTATCAGGGTCTAAATAAGTTCCACCTGCAGAGCATAAATCCATAATCTCCTGTGGATAATACGGGTCATGAATTAGGGCAATATCTTTTGCTGTAGCTTTTCTGGGTTTTATATGAATTAGCTTGTCCTTTATTAAATCCACATACTCATTAATTGCCTCAAGTCTGTGGTGGTTTTCAGGATGTCCTTCCCCTGTATCATGTTTCAGATAAATAGGGTCGTATATATATCCTACCTTTCTCATTTTTTGCTCCTTTTAAAAAGCTTTTTAAAGAATTTTTTAAGTTTATCAATAAGTTTTTCAGGCTCCTGTTTTTTCTCCTGATATAAAGGCACAGAGAATTTATGTTTTATATTGTCCAGCAGTATAAATTCATCACTTACCCTTCTAAGTTCATAGGAGCTTGTTTTTTTAAATGCTGCTGTTTCTACCCTTTTCCCAAGCTCCTGTATTTTTTCAACAACAGGGACAAAATCGCTATCCCCACTTACCAGAATAGCTGTATCATAGCCATCTTTGAAAGCAAGACTTATCATATCTGTTGCAATTAATATATCTATTCCTTTTTCTATATATCCTTCTGGAGTTTTTTTAAGTGGAATAGTTTTTACCTTTATTCCCAGATTTTGTAGTTCATTTAAAAATCCCTGCTGTTTTTTTAGTTGTTCTCTAATTTCTTTAGGTAAATCTCCAGAAGGCACCCCTGTATAAAAATAAGCCCTTAGCAACCATCTATCTTTTTTCAGGATATCAATTAGCTTCTTATAATTTATCTTAATTTTCATTGCATTAATGGCATGGAACATATTTCCACCATCTATAAATATAGCAACCCGTTCGTTAGGATATCTGTAAACAATCTTTTGATTTTTTTTCTTTTTTTTCTTAAACAGCCCTATCATCTTTCTGCTCTACTGCCCCTGACTAAAGTATTTTTCATAAAAATCTTTTTTGAACTGTAAAAATCTGTCTTCCCTGATAGCCTGACGTATATCTTCCATTAATTTATTATAAAATCTGAGGTTGTGAATAGTTGCAAGTATCATTCCTGTGATTTCTTCTGCATTAAACAGATGTCTTATATATCCCCGTGAGAAATTTTTGCAAGTATAACAATCACATTCAGGGTCAACAGGGTCTTCAGAAAATTTATACTTTGCTGCTTTTATATTAAGCCTGCCATAAGTGGTAAAAAGGGTTCCATTCCTTGCATTTCTGGTTGGCATTACACAGTCAAACATATCAATGCCCCGTTCAACACTTTCTATTATGTTTTCTGGTGTTCCAACTCCCATAAGATATCTGGGTTTACCCTCAGGAATATATGGAACAACAACCTCCGTCATAGCATACATATATTCAGCAGGTTCACCAACAGAAAGGCCACCAATAGAGTATCCATCCATATCCAGTTCAACGGTTTTAAGGGCACTTTCCCTTCGTAAATCCTCATAAGTTGAGCCCTGAATAATACCAAATAAAGCCTGCTGAGGATTTGTTTTTGCTTTCTTAGAGCGAATAAGCCATCTTATTGTTTTTTCAACGGCGTCCCTTGCTACTGTGTGGCTCACAGGATAAGGGGGGCAAACATCAAGGGGCATCATGATATCACTGCCGATGATTTCCTGAATTTGAATAACCAGCTCAGGTGTGAAGAAATGCCATGAACCATCAAGATGGGATTTGAATTTTACCCCTTCCTCTGTAAGTATAACCTCAGCTTTATGCTTCCCCGGTTTATTTTTTTCTTTTGCCAGTGAAAATACTTGAAATCCACCACTATCTGTTAATATAGGCTTTTCCCAGTTCATAAATCTGTGCAAACCACCAAAATGTTTTAAAACTTCTGTTCCTGGTCTGAGATACAGATGATATGTATTCCCCAGAATAATCTGGGGTTTAGTTGATAATAACTGGTCTTTTGTTACTGCTTTTACCGTTCCCTGTGTTCCCACAGGCATAAAAACAGGAGTTTCTATCTCTCCATGGGGGGTATAGATTTTTCCAAGTCTTGCATTGCTATCCTTTTTTATAAGCTCAAATTTGAACAGTTTTTTCCTCCTTTAAGTAGTGTTTCTATTTTAAAATAATAATATTATTTAAAATAATAATGCGTTTTGAAATTTTTAACCTGCATGTTAATATCAAATAGCTTGTTTTAAAAATGGGGAGAGACGGCAATGGAAATCTTAAAATGGGATAAGGAATTTGAACTTGGAATTCCTGAGATTGATGAACAGCATAAAAAGTTAGTGGATATATTAAATAGCTATTATACAGAGTTATCGCATAACACAAGTAAGGAAGAGGCGGTAGAACATTTTTTTGAAGATTTAGAAAATTACCTTATATCTCATCTACGATTTGAAGAGGAATTTATGGAAAAAATGGGTTATCAGGATTTAGAAAACCATAAAAAAGTCCATGATATGTTTATGAAACTATACTACGAAGAAAAAGAAAAATATTTAAAAGGAGATAAAAAAGCCCTTAATGAGCTTGTAGCTTTATCTTTATCCTGGCTTTTAAACCATATTGCAAAAACAGACAGAAAATATGCTGAGTTTTATAAAAAACTAAACAATCAGACCTGAATTTTGTCTTTCAAAACATCTATAAGGTCGTCTATATTTTCAAAAATCTCCTGTTCCCCTGTTTCCATATCCTTTAGCTCAGGTTTTTCTGATACAAATACAACAAAACTTCCACCAAGTTTATTTGCTGTTTTCATTTTTGATTTTAGGCTTCCTTCTTTAAGAAGTAGCTCTGTTCTCATTCCATTATTTCTTAGCTTTTCTGCTGCTCTTAATGCCTGAATATTGAATTCGGAAATGACCGGTATCACAACCACAAGAGGTTTATCCTCTGGTAAGTTTTCCACCAGAAGCATTAATCTTTCTATCCCTGCTGCAAATCCCAGTGCAGGGGTGTCGGGACCTCCAAGCTGTTTCACAAGGGTGTCGTATCTGCCGCCTGCAGCAACAGTTCCCTGTGCTCCAATTTTGTCTGTGATAAACTCAAAGACCGTGTCTGTATAATAGTCCAGGCCTCTAACCAGTCTTGGATTTTCAACAAATTCTATGTTTAAGGCTTTTAAATATTCCTTTAGTTCTTCATATCTTTTTAAACTCTCTTCCGAGAGGAAATCCATAAGAGCTGGTGCTTCTTTTGTGATTTCTTTACAGCCTTCAACTTTGCAGTCTAAAACTCTAAGGGGATTTCTTTCTATTCTGCTCTGGCAGTCTTCACATAAAAACTCCCTTTTACTTTCCAGAAATTCTCGGAGTACTTCCATATATTTTTTTCTACTTTCAAAATCCCCAAGTGTGTTAATCTCAAGTCTTACAGAAATCCCAAGGGCTTTCAGTATATCGTTTACCATCTTAATCAGCTCTGCATCTGCCATAGGGGAAGAAACCCCGAAAATCTCTGCACCAATCTGGTGAAACTGTCTGTATCTTCCTGCCTGAGGTCTTTCATATCTGAACATAGCACCTTCATAAAATAGTTTGTGGTATCCTCCCTGTGCATACATTCTTTCTTCAATATAGGCTCTGACTGCACTTGCTGTTCCTTCAGGTCTGAGGGCTACCTTTCTACCTCCTTTGTCTTCAAATACATACATTTCCTTCTGAACTATATCTGTAGCTTCTCCTACCGACCTTACAAATAGGGAAACATCCTCAACATAAGGAAGAATTATTTCGCTGAAATTGTATTTCTCAAATATTTTTCTGGCAGTATCAACAACATATCTATATTTTTTTGCATTTTCTCCATATATATCCTGAAATCCTCTAATTTTTTTTATCTCAGACAAGTTTTCTCCTCCAGAGCTATTTTTACAAAATTATAAACCAATTGCTGCTTTTACTTTTTGATAACAGACAGAACAGAAGAAATAACTCTTGCGGTCTGTATCAACTATTGAGTTTGAAAAATGCATCACACATTCAGGGTCAGGACAATGTCCAAGACCAAGGGTATGCCCTATTTCATGGACAGCCTCTTTAGTTATTCTACCAATAAAAATGAAAATCTGACCTCAAATTTTGCAAGTGTTTCTCCCAAGGCTTCTTCAGGTGGATTACCTTCTCTTATTTTTTCTTTATATGCTATATATGATAGTGCTATATCAGCAGCTATGAATTTTCCCTGTAAAGCATTCCTTAAAGCTCTTGTGTCTATTATGTATTTTTCCCCATTTAACTCAACATAACCCCAATCTGCAAGTTCATTGAAAAAGGTTTGTACCATCCCTACGAAGTCATTGACATCAATTTCTCTTAATCTTTCCCATAAAGATTGATTATCATTAGTGCCAACTGGTTGATTTTGGTTTGCATTTGCCGCCATAAATACTTACCTCCCTCTTTAGTTAGAATATATTTAAATCCCACATACTATCTTTATTTTTTTTAAATTTCTTTGTAAAAGTAACTATCCCAAAAGCTGCAAAAAGATTTTTTGACCTACCTGATTTTTGACTTAAAAACTCAGCAACTTTAGATATATCCTCCCGTGGTAAAAACATTATAGGAAAAATTATCCCTCTTAGAGCTTTTAAAAACCTACAATTACAAATAAGTATCCCAAAACTATTGTGTGCATAATACGCAGTATCAAAATATACTACCTTATCTCCAAAAATAGGTAGTTTTTTAAAGACTTTTACTTTTTTTCTATCCTATCTTCATATACTTCAAATTTTTTTGTATTTAATGCATCTACATATATATATAGATAGATAAATACAAAAAACCAAAACAGAATTTTAGTAAATAAATATTCATAATAGCTTTCATTAGGCTACTGAGTATAATAAAGCGCTGCCGAACCAAACAGAAATAAACCAAAGGCTAAAAAAACAAACCAAGCTACTAATTTTTTCTTATGGTATCTTACAACCAAAACAGGTTTATCATGCTGGATTTCTTGATTATTATTTTCTGCTTTTATGTTTTCTTTGTTTTCCATTATATTCCTCATTTATTAGTGTTAATTCGCCAGATATCCCCCAAGAGAATGCCCTACTGCATAAACATTATCGCTTTCGCTTATTAATCCGTTATCTTTTAAATCGTTTATCCATTCCTGTGCTACTTTTAACTGTTCAGGAGCTTTTCCCATTAAAATATCAAGATCATTTGCTAAATCTTTAATATTTCTTTTTCCTTCTGTTCCTCTAATAACTATGTATTTATTCCCCTGTCCATCCTCAGCTAAAAATGCATATGCCCCTGTCTCCGTGTCGTTTAGAACCTTTTTTACAGTAAAGGTTTTGTCTCATAAGTAATTGTATTATCAGTTTTACTTTTTTCGCTACTATTTGGGTTCAGATTAAAATATACGGTATATATATTTATGCCACCCCTATATATAAAAATATATTTGATTATAAAAACTTTGATTTTTCCAGAAAAACCCTTTAAAATTAAACAATCACTGCTTATTTCAAAAGGAAGAGGTGGGACAATGGAAAAGTTTAAACTTAAAGTGTTCAGATATGACCCTACGAAAGATACCGAACCTTATTACAAAACCTATGAACTTCCTGTTGAAAAAGGAATGACTGTTCTTGCTGCACTCTTTAAAGCAAAAGAAGAACAAGACCCAACAATATCTTTTCGTTATAACTGTCGTGCTGCTATCTGTGGTTCCTGTGCAATGAGAATAAACGGCCATGCAACACTGGCATGTAAAGTTCAGATTACACATCTCCTTGAAAAATATCAGACAGATACAATTACAGTTGAGCCTATAGGAAATGTAAAACCACTTAAAGACCTGATTTATGATATGGACTGGCTTGTGGACAAACTCAAAAAAGTTAAACCATGGTTTATCCCAAAAGAACCACCTCCAAAAGACGGAACAGAATACAGACAAGACCCTTATGACCATCACAGAATAGATTTTGCCTCAGATTGTATTCTATGTGCTTCATGTATGTCTGACTGTAATGCATTAAAAGCCAATAAAGATTTCTTAGGTCCTATGGTTCATTCAAAGGCTTACAGATTTATAGCAGATACAAGAGATGGTGAAAAAAAGGCAAGATTTGAAGCAATATTAGAAGATTTCAACCTTGAATGGTGCGTCAGATGTATGGAATGCACAACAAGATGTCCAAAAGAAGTTCAACCTTATGAAAACATAATCAGACTTAGAATAATGGCAGCAGAAGCTGGATACAAAACGCCAGGAGAAATCCACGCAGAAATATTTGAACAGGATATATACAATAGAGGTCTTTTAAATGAAATGCTGCTACCAATGAGACAGGAAGGAATTCTTGGTGCTATCAAAAGGGCACCATTTGGTATAAAAATGATGCTCAAAGGGAAAGTTAATTATGCAGATTTCTTTGGAGGACATAAAATAAAAAGACTTGATGAAGTTCAGAAAATATATGAAGTGGCTAAGCAAAAGGAAAAAGAGGTCAAAATTAGACTTCCACAGATTATGGGTGTTATTTATGAAGATAAAAGAAAAACAAGAAAAAGACTTAACTATGCAGAAACTGGAGGTAATGAGTAATGGCTGAATTAAAATATGCATTTTATACAGGATGTTCTGCAAAAGGTGTAGCTCCTGAGCTTTATAATTCCACAAAGCTTGTGGCAGAAAAACTTGGAATGGAGCTTATAGAACTGGAAGCTGCAACATGCTGCGGTGCTGGAGCTGTTCAGGAGAAAGATGAATTTCTGGCACTTACAATAAATGCAAGAAACCTTGCCCTCGCTGAAGAGCTTGGTCTTGATATGCTTACTATCTGTAACACATGCACACTTATGCTTAGAGAAACAAAATTCAAACTGGATAATGACCCAGAACTAAAAGAAGCAGTTAATGAAGTATTAAGAGAAGCAGGACTTGAATACAAGGGAACTTCAGAAGTTACTCACTTCCTCTGGGAAGTTATTGATGGTGTTGGACTGGATAAAATTAAAGAGATGGTTGTAAGACCACTTAAGGACTTTAATATAGCACCATTTTATGGCTGTCATATCATAAGACCTCCGTATCTGATTGGATATGAAGACCCAGATAATCCAAAATCAATAGAAATGATAATAGAGGCTTTAGGTGGAAATCCTGTAGACCACACAGCAAGACTTGCCTGCTGTGGTTTTCACTCATTCTGGTCAGCAGAAGACAAAGTAACCCTTAAACTTACAGCAATGGATGCAGCATCTGCAAAAGAAGAAAAAGCAGACTTTATGGTAACACCTTGTCCACTCTGCCATACACAGCTTGATGCAATGCAGGAAGAAGCAGAAGAAAGAATTGGAGTTAATATAGGAATGCCAGTATTGCACCTTCCCCAAATGATAGGACTGGCAATAGGGTTTAAACCCCATGAACTTGGACTTGATAAGCATGTAATATCTACAAAAGAAATCATCAGAAAAGTAGCATAAATAGAGGGCTTGAGCCCTCTACTATCCTATTCTTTCTAAGAATATATCAATAACATCTTTATTTATACAACAATTTGATATATAATTATTCTAATATAATTACGTATATAGGTGGAGAGTAGCATGGAAGAAATAGTTTATGATGAAAAAGAAAGATGGAAAGATGAGGAATTTTTAGAAGAAAACGCAGAGCTTTTAAAAGCCCTGGCACATCCAAACAGACTTAAAATTATAGGATTTTTAAGCTCCGGTAAAAAATGTGTAAAACATATCTGGGAGGCACTGGATTTACCACAGCCAAATGTATCTCAGCACTTGTCTGTTTTGAGAAATAAGGGTATATTAGGATATAAAAGACAGGGCTCTATCGTTTGTTATTACATAAAAAACAAAAAAGCTCTGGAAATATATAAGCTACTACTAAAGGAGGATTAAAATATGGCAGGTAAAGTATGCATAGTAAATGAGTCAAACTGGGAACAGGAAGTTTTAAATTCTGATTTGCCAGTGTTAGTTGATTTCTGGGCACCATGGTGTGGACCATGTAGATTAATTGCACCTATAATTGAGGAATTAGCTGAAGAATTAGAAGGAAAAGCTAAGATTTGTAAACTCAATACAGATGAAAATCCAAATATAGCCATGAGATATGGTATTAGAGCAATACCTACAATCATGGTGTTTAAAAATGGACAGGTTGTTGATACAAAAGTGGGAGTTCAGCCTAAAGAAGTTCTCAAAAGCCTTCTTGTATAAGGTGGTTAAGTGAGCGTAGAAATACATCCAACGGCAATTGTTTCAGATAAAGCTCAGTTAGGGGTCAACGTCAAAGTTGGCCCCTTTTCCATTATTGAAGACCATGTGAAAATCGGAGATAACACAGAAATATCTTCAAATGTAAAAATCAAAAATTTCACCACAATCGGTGAAAATTGTAATATTTCAGAGGGAGTTGTCATAGGAGGTATCCCCCAGCATCTTGGTTTCAAAGGTGAAGAAACCTATGTTGAAATAGGTAATAACGTAACTATTAGAGAATATACAACTATTCACAGAGGAACTTCCTTTGATGATGGAATAACAAGAATTGGGGATAATACCTATCTTATGGCTTATGTCCATATCGCCCATGATTGCAAAGTTGGTCATGATACAATCCTTGCCAATGCTGTAACCCTTGCAGGACATGTAAAAATTGGAAACTATGTTTTCATAGGTGGGTTAACCCCTATCCACCAATTTTGCAGAATTGGGGATTATGCAATGGTAGGTGGTGCATCGGCGGTAGATAAAGATATTCCACCATTTACCAGAGCTTCAAAAAACCACGCAATGCTGTACGGATTAAATCTGGTTGGGCTCAAAAGAAGAGGTTTTACACCTGAACAGATTAAGCTTATAAAGGAAGCTTATAGAATTATATTTAGAACAGCACCAACACTGGAAGAAGGTATCAAAGAAGTAGAACAGAAACTTCCCCAAACCCCAGAAATAAAAATGCTGATTGATTTTATCAAAACCTCAAAAAGAGGAATAGCTCCAGAGGCTTCAAAGAAAAAAAGATGAATAAAATAGGTCTTATAGCTGGTGCAGGAGAGCTTCCTGTAGCATTCGCAAAATCAGCCGTTCAAAAAGAAAAACCTCTAAAAATATATGCAATCAAAGGTATTACAGACAAAAAAATCCAGAATATAGCTCCAACTGTATGGTTAAATCTTGGAGAAGCTCAGAAACTAATAGATAGTATGAAACAAGACCACATTACTGATGTGGTTATGTTAGGAAAGATAGAACATTTTCATCTCCTAAAATCTATACACAGATTTGATAAAAGGGCAAGAAGTTTTTTTAACCAGCTAATAGATAAAAGAGCAAAATCAATTCTTGAGGCAGTTTTAAATGAGCTTCAAAAAGAAGGATTTAATCCAATTGACCCAACACCATACTTATCCTCTCTTTTGGTTCCAGAGGGTTTGATTGCAGGAAAATATCCAGAAGAGCATTTTATAGAAGATGCAAAATTTGGTTTAAAAATAGCAAAAGAAGTGGCAGAGCTTGATATTGGCCAGACGGTTGTTGTTAAAGACAAAATAGTAGTTGCAGTAGAAGGACTTGAAGGAACAGACAAATGCATAATAAGAGGTGGAGAGTTAGCAGGAGAATACACAGTTGTCTGTAAAGTCGCCAGAAAAAACCAGAATATGAGGTATGACGTTCCTGTTATTGGAACCCAAACCCTTAAATCTATGAAAAAAGCCAAGGCAAAACTACTTGCTGTAGAAGCAGGAAAAACATTTTTAGTGGAAAAGGAAGAATTCAAAAAATTAGCCCAAAAATACAATATTTCCATTATAGGTTTTGATTTATCAAATATTTAGCTTTATCCCCATTAATCCGAAAAATTTTTATGGCTCAAAAACTTTCAGAAACAGCTTATATTAGGGAGATTTCTACATATATAAAACAAGCAACAGGATTTAATATTAATCTATCAGCCGCTGATAAACAAATTTTAAAAGAGTGCATAAGAAAAGAAATACCAGTTGAAGCTCTAAAAGAACTTATTAGAAAAGAAGCTTCCCGCTATCCACCAGAAAAAAGAAAAAAAATGAATTTATCCTTTTTAAGAGAATATATTAAAAAACCTGTTAAACCCAAAGAAAAAGCAGCTAAAACTACTGTAAATGTTCCACAAAGAAACTGGCAAGAAGTGATTTATAAATTAAATATTCCTGAGGAAGTATTGAATACAAAAGATATCCCAGAAGATTTGCAAGAAATAGCTATAGAAACAAAAATCATTAATTATCTTTGGAAGAATATGCCAGCTAAAGAAAAGAAAGCTCTCCAACAAAAAGCTATAGAAAAACTTAAAAAAGAGTTTATATTGACAAATATAGAGGTAGAAAAGGTTCTAAAATCAATAATCAGACAGCTAATAAAAGAAAAATACAATATCTAAAGGAGAGCGGCCATGAGAAAAATAGAAAACATTCCAGAATTTGTGAAAGAACTTGTAAAAAAAGAATATCCAGATGTTCAAAATGGCTGTGTAATGGTTTATCAACTTGGAAAGGAACATATGTTAATTGAGGTTTTTGATGAAAATGATAACAAAGCTGGAGAGATAATTATTAATCTTAAAACAGAGAAAATATACAAAGACGGTAAAGGTTATTCTATAAAAATAGAAGGAACTCCCAAGGGAATGATTAGATATTTCCTTGAGGAAGGGGGAAGAAAATTAGACGGAAAAGCAGAAAGCCTATATCCCTGTCTGCCAATTTCATAATATAATAATGTTAAAGCCCGAGTGGCGGAATTGGCAGACGCGGGGGACTCAAAATCCCCTGCCCGCAAGGGCGTGCGGGTTCGACTCCCGCCTCGGGCATTAAAAAAAAACTTCAGTAAATCTTTGATTTAAGCCTATCAAATGTACAGTAGGTTGTCTATGGGAAGTTGTTAATATTTTTACTGGTAGGTGTTCACCATGTACTGAACCGATACAAGGTCTTGACATATTTCTAAATTTGTTCTAAATTATTGTTCCTTTTTGAGTGAGCCGCTAGCTCAGTCGGTAGAGCACCGGTCTTTTAAACCGGTGGTCCTGGGTTCGACCCCCAGGCGGCTCACCATGACGCCCCCGTCGTCTAGCCAGGCCTAGGACACCGGCCTTTCACGCCGGCGACACGGGTTCGAATCCCGTCGGGGGCATCCATTTTTTCAAAGGTCGGTTAGCTCAGATGGCTAGAGCGCCTGCCCGACACGCAGGAGGTCGGAGGTTCGAATCCTCCACCGACCATTCCCTCTAAAGTCTATATCTCTAATCTGTATTGAAAATTCCTGCCACCCTCCTATCTTTATAAGAAAAAGAGAATATAATCAAGGAGGGTTCATCATGAGGGTATACATTAGAGAGGAAAACGATAGATATATCTTGCTGAATGCTGTTTCTAATGAAAAAATAGCTGAATTTTCTGATATTGCAGAGGCTGTAAAATATGCTCTTGATAATGGATATCAGCTTCCTTTAAGGTCTGTGGATGGGGAATTTGTTACAGATAAAAAAGGTAATCCTGTGTACATAGATGAGAAAGGAATTCTTGAGCTTGCAGATGGAACTCTTCTTGAAGGATGTAGATTGTGTCCAAGATGTGGATGGATTGCATACTGGGAAGAAGTTCTTGATGAGGATAAGGAACCCAGAGAGTGTTTTGTATGTCCCCATTGTGGATATATATTTGAGTGTACTCCTGAAGTAGAAGATATAGGGGAAGGGGATTAATCCCCTATCCTTCTCAGGCTTCTGCTTTTTCTTTTTCAGTAGCCTCTACTTTTTTATTTTCTTTTATATCAGGTTCAAGTTCTTTAGTTTTAACTATTTTTTCTTCTTTTTCTTCTTCTCCACTGAGGGAATTTTTGAAACTTCTTATACCTTCTCCAAGACCTTTTCCTATCTCAGGGAGTTTTTTTGCTCCGAATAGCAAGAGAAGTATTCCAAATATAAGTAAAAGTTCAGGAATTCCAATACCACCAAACATGAGATATCCTCCTTACATTCCTTTCAATTTTTTAATAGCGTTAATTATATCATCAATAGACTTTTCAATTCTTTTAGGCTCCCAGACATATACTATTCTACCTTGGGGATTAATAAGATATGCTGTACTTACTATTTTTTCTTTTTCTATGCCGTGAACATTTATTTTTTCATATACACCGTAGCCTTTAATTGTTTCCATTGTAGGGTCACTGAGCATAAGGAACTTTATTCCATGTTCATGTTTAAATTTTTTATGTTCTTGTATAGGGTCTTTATCAATCAAAACAGGAATAACATCGTATTCTATTAATTTTTCAAGATTTTCTTTTAGAGGACATCCACTTCTATCGCATCTATTTTTTTCTTCTGTTGAAGTAAAGTACAGAAGTATATATTTGTTTTCCCCTAATAAATCACTAAGACTTATTTTTTTTCCTTCTGCTTCATAGAGGTGGAAATCGGGTGCTACCTCTCCTACTTTTTTTAATTTGTCTTTAGCCATAGCGAACCTCCTTTTTACTTCTTAAATCTTCCAGTAGTTCATCCATATGTTGAAATCTGTGATTTCCACCTTTAAAGATTTTTACGTAAAATCCTTTAAAATATTGTGCTGTTTTTCTACTATCCAGAAGTTCATCATCCTC of Persephonella sp. IF05-L8 contains these proteins:
- a CDS encoding ACP phosphodiesterase — encoded protein: MNFLFHIYLSKDDPEEMIGNFLGDFVKAGQEDIFPEKIKKGILLHRKIDAFSMRNSIFKNSKNRFPKEIKRYSGIAVDVIYDHFLAKHFSKVAGKDLLEFTQNFYELLLPIEPKPGRLKDIFPFLKSENWLYRYREPEYIDFVFKRISNRFKRDSNLSHCYPIFRQNYDKFEQDFWQFLPQIEEYVKSLRVSQSSVSHSPLRL
- a CDS encoding histone deacetylase → MRKVGYIYDPIYLKHDTGEGHPENHHRLEAINEYVDLIKDKLIHIKPRKATAKDIALIHDPYYPQEIMDLCSAGGTYLDPDTRCSIFSYEAAMYAAGAGLEAIDRIKNGEVERVFAAVRPPGHHAEYAKAMGFCIFNNIAIAARYAQKQGFEKVFIIDFDAHHGNGTQKAFYEDDTVFYFSTHQYPFYPGTGSKEEKGKGKGYGYTYNVPLPAGTGDDVYLKVYSEELPPLVKEFNPDIILVSAGYDLHMDDPLTLLEVSTEGIGKIVENILKTANVPFLFMLEGGYNIIALGESVKLTIEKLLEI
- a CDS encoding NYN domain-containing protein, with amino-acid sequence MIGLFKKKKKKNQKIVYRYPNERVAIFIDGGNMFHAINAMKIKINYKKLIDILKKDRWLLRAYFYTGVPSGDLPKEIREQLKKQQGFLNELQNLGIKVKTIPLKKTPEGYIEKGIDILIATDMISLAFKDGYDTAILVSGDSDFVPVVEKIQELGKRVETAAFKKTSSYELRRVSDEFILLDNIKHKFSVPLYQEKKQEPEKLIDKLKKFFKKLFKRSKK
- the tgt gene encoding tRNA guanosine(34) transglycosylase Tgt, giving the protein MFKFELIKKDSNARLGKIYTPHGEIETPVFMPVGTQGTVKAVTKDQLLSTKPQIILGNTYHLYLRPGTEVLKHFGGLHRFMNWEKPILTDSGGFQVFSLAKEKNKPGKHKAEVILTEEGVKFKSHLDGSWHFFTPELVIQIQEIIGSDIMMPLDVCPPYPVSHTVARDAVEKTIRWLIRSKKAKTNPQQALFGIIQGSTYEDLRRESALKTVELDMDGYSIGGLSVGEPAEYMYAMTEVVVPYIPEGKPRYLMGVGTPENIIESVERGIDMFDCVMPTRNARNGTLFTTYGRLNIKAAKYKFSEDPVDPECDCYTCKNFSRGYIRHLFNAEEITGMILATIHNLRFYNKLMEDIRQAIREDRFLQFKKDFYEKYFSQGQ
- a CDS encoding bacteriohemerythrin, translating into MEILKWDKEFELGIPEIDEQHKKLVDILNSYYTELSHNTSKEEAVEHFFEDLENYLISHLRFEEEFMEKMGYQDLENHKKVHDMFMKLYYEEKEKYLKGDKKALNELVALSLSWLLNHIAKTDRKYAEFYKKLNNQT
- the hisS gene encoding histidine--tRNA ligase, producing the protein MSEIKKIRGFQDIYGENAKKYRYVVDTARKIFEKYNFSEIILPYVEDVSLFVRSVGEATDIVQKEMYVFEDKGGRKVALRPEGTASAVRAYIEERMYAQGGYHKLFYEGAMFRYERPQAGRYRQFHQIGAEIFGVSSPMADAELIKMVNDILKALGISVRLEINTLGDFESRKKYMEVLREFLESKREFLCEDCQSRIERNPLRVLDCKVEGCKEITKEAPALMDFLSEESLKRYEELKEYLKALNIEFVENPRLVRGLDYYTDTVFEFITDKIGAQGTVAAGGRYDTLVKQLGGPDTPALGFAAGIERLMLLVENLPEDKPLVVVIPVISEFNIQALRAAEKLRNNGMRTELLLKEGSLKSKMKTANKLGGSFVVFVSEKPELKDMETGEQEIFENIDDLIDVLKDKIQV
- a CDS encoding matrixin family metalloprotease, which gives rise to MFIFIGRITKEAVHEIGHTLGLGHCPDPECVMHFSNSIVDTDRKSYFFCSVCYQKVKAAIGL